A window of Enoplosus armatus isolate fEnoArm2 chromosome 3, fEnoArm2.hap1, whole genome shotgun sequence contains these coding sequences:
- the frmd4ba gene encoding FERM domain-containing protein 4B isoform X2: MAVRIIRGMEDLVASGSQLAWSLAHQTLRRWYNRGLMPCRRLLEAWFRIGKCYQMTEGRLCQVHLLDGRKLELLVQPKLLSRELLDLVASHFNLKEKEYFGLCFIDDTGQNNWLQLDRKVLDHDFSKTSGPLELKFLVRFYIEKITFLKENPTVELFFLNAKSLVFNETIEVESENVFKLAAFALQEAKGDYISAETARSDLKQLPVLPTRVLKEHPSLNYCEDKVIVHYKKLKGLTRGQAIVQYLALVESLPTYGVHYYPVKDKQEIPWWLGVSYKGIGQYDLQDKLKPRKLFQWKQLENLYFREKKFAVEVNDPHRRTVTKRTFGQTGLVIHTWYASHSLIKTIWVMAISQHQFYLDRKQSKSKMTTTRSSGDIAMDLTEICAPRISKLSSIESKDQLIMASNGSLISAGSADSEVSEEQKKEKVAELKKKEKGLQDTLTKKLEELKKICMREAELTGRLPKEYPLATGEKVPQVRRRVGTAFKLDDLFPYDEDPHLRNLESRFALQQKIVEAAFKLSSEGDLCKTVKKKRKNNFLDAMRKLEEIEKEINAYRIKKGKLPTQRASLILADDVNPSDLSSLSDSLTLDDDDELTSQRQRSRSVQYSPRPHHAETLDIHYSKDRRGSSNEQHADSRLNYDQIQESLHYSHRDALSSHRSPFKPASRQPRDARSMPPTPLLTRNAYSSTQLRSEDAPQHFRQRSGSLESQSQFQTEAEPPVPTFTFSPARRSNSTEVLDDGSSYTSQSSVEYSVPGNHTHRRRARGRHRKDMYANTGSMPNLAQPDTRCYAYQPRARPTTTAYYVTGYPSYAEPEPYSNGVYMYDNEMEGHYNVNPSYHPTPTAYHSHDMPSHYGNDEIDSMSQNPYATLRPPRNRPAPRSNEQVSKNIQKALVSEHLRGWYQRNTAHKQAAYNYDYDRGSQQSLGYQTMPAPYSHNNRNTSYSVSSVSSSGNWHNHMSGGGGGMSEYDMPMHAPQSYSYSTAPYSHSAHSRYGASQLFKGSWHSPDGQRRCALFPASSSSSASSSTSSLPSSSFPSSSSYSPGCRVRQVASSPAQPQSSRGHKLSKVSFVKGSS; this comes from the exons ATGGCCGTGCGCATCATACGTGGAATGGAAGACCTGGTGGCATCGGGCAGCCAGCTCGCCTGGAGCCTGGCACACCAGACCCTGAGGAGGTGGTACAATCGTGGGCTCATGCCATGCAGACGCTTACTAGAGGCCTGGTTCAGGATTGGAAAGTGCTATCAG ATGACCGAGGGCCGTCTGTGCCAGGTTCACCTCCTTGATGGCAGgaagctggagctgctggttcAG CCCAAGCTGTTGTCCCGTGAGCTGTTAGATTTGGTGGCCTCACATTTTAACCTGAAGGAGAAAGAATACTTCGGGTTGTGCTTCATAGATGACAC TGGCCAGAATAACTGGCTCCAGCTGGATCGTAAAGTCCTTGATCATGACTTCTCCAAGACTTCGGGGCCTCTGGAACTCAAGTTCCTTGTGAG GTTTTATATTGAGAAGATCACCTTCTTGAAAGAGAACCCAACAGTGGAGCTGTTCTTCCTGAATGCTAAATCTTTAGTGTTTAAT GAGACCATCGAAGTGgagagtgaaaatgttttcaagttAGCCGCATTCGCATTGCAG gAGGCCAAAGGAGATTATATCAG TGCTGAGACTGCCAGGTCAGACCTGAAGCAGCTCCCAGTTCTGCCCACCAGAGTATTAAAGGAGCACCCATCTCTCAATTACTG CGAGGACAAAGTGATTGTACATTACAAGAAACTGAAGGGACTGACCCGAGGACAAGCCATTGTGCA GTATCTGGCCCTGGTGGAGTCCCTGCCGACATATGGAGTCCATTATTACCCAGTGAAG GACAAGCAAGAAATACCGTGGTGGCTGGGAGTCAGCTACAAAGGCATTGGCCAGTACGATTTGCAGGATAAACTGAAACCGAGAAAG ttgttTCAGTGGAAGCAGTTGGAGAATTTGTATTTCCGAGAGAAGAAATTTGCTGTGGAAGTGAACGACCCACACAG AAGAACAGTGACCAAGCGAACTTTCGGACAGACTGGTCTGGTTATACACACGTGGTATGCCAGCCACTCTCTGATTAAAACCATCTGGGTGATGGCCATCAGTCAGCACCAGTTCTACCTGGACAGGAAGCAAAGCAAA TCAAAGATGACCACAACCAGGAGCTCAGGAGACATCGCCATGGACCTCACAGAGATCTGCGCCCCACGGATCAGTAAACTTTCCAGCATTGAGAGCAAAGACCAGCTTATCATGGCCAGCAACGGAAGCCTCATCTCAGCCG GTTCTGCTGACTCTGAAGTCAGTGAggaacagaagaaagagaaggttGCTgagttgaaaaagaaagaaaagggccTTCAAgacacactgacaaagaaacttgaggagctgaagaagatcTGCATGCGAGAAGCT GAGCTTACGGGCAGATTGCCTAAAGAGTATCCCTTGGCCACAGGTGAGAAGGTTCCTCAAGTACGACGCCGTGTTGGGACAGCCTTCAAGCTGGATGACCTTTTCCCCTATGATGAG GACCCACACCTGAGGAATCTGGAGAGCAGGTTCGCCTTGCAGCAGAAGATCGTGGAAGCAGCCTTCAAGTTATCCAGTGAGGGAGACCTCTGCAAGACggtgaagaaaaagaggaagaacaaCTTTCTTGATGCAAtgaggaagctggaggagatCGAGAAGGAGATCAACGCCTACAGGATCAAGAAAGGAAAGCTACCCACCCAGAGAGCCTCACTGATCTTAGCAG ATGATGTCAACCCCTCAGACCTCAGCTCTCTATCGGACAGCCTCACTCTGGATGATG ATGATGAGCTCACTTCCCAGAGGCAGCGGTCCAGATCGGTTCAGTATTCTCCAAGACCACACCATGCCGAAACTCTGGACATCCACTACAGCAAAGACAGACGGGGCTCGTCCAATGAGCAGCATGCGGACAGCAG ATTAAATTACGACCAAATCCAGGAATCACTCCACTACAGTCACCGCGATGCCTTATCAAGCCACAGAAGCCCGTTTAAACCGGCTTCCAGACAGCCACGTGATGCCCGCAGCATGCCCCCTACCCCCCTCCTCACCCGCAACGCCTACAGCAGCACCCAGCTCAG ATCAGAAGATGCCCCACAACATTTCCGCCAGCGTAGCGGTAGTCTGGAGTCCCAGTCTCAGTTCCAGACGGAGGCAGAACCCCCTGTGCCAACGTTCACCTTCTCCCCAGCCCGACGCAGCAACAGCACTGAGGTCCTCGATGATGGCTCCTCCTATACAAGCCAGTCCAGCGTAGAGTACAGCGTCCCTGGTAACCACACCCACAGACGCAGAGCTCGCGGCCGCCACAGAAAGGACATGTACGCCAACACGGGCAGCATGCCCAACCTGGCTCAGCCAGACACCCGCTGTTACGCCTACCAGCCTCGGGCCAGACCCACCACGACAGCCTACTACGTGACAGGTTATCCCAGCTACGCAGAACCAGAGCCTTACTCCAATGGGGTCTACATGTACGACAACGAGATGGAGGGACACTATAACGTCAATCCTTCATACCACCCAACCCCGACAGCTTATCACAGCCACGATATGCCCAGTCACTACGGTAACGATGAGATCGATAGCATGTCACAGAACCCCTACGCCACGCTGCGGCCCCCCAGGAACCGTCCGGCGCCCCGCAGCAACGAGCAGGTCAGCAAGAACATCCAGAAGGCTCTGGTGTCCGAACACTTGAGAGGCTGGTACCAGCGcaacactgcacacaaacaggcagcGTACAACTACGACTACGACAGAGGCTCCCAGCAGAGCCTGGGCTATCAGACCATGCCTGCACCGTACagccacaacaacagaaacacctccTACTCAG tgtcctcagtgtcctccAGTGGAAACTGGCACAACCACatgagtggtggtggtggtggtatgTCGGAATATGACATGCCCATGCATGCGCCGCAGTCCTACTCTTACAGCACAGCCCCCTACAGCCACTCCGCCCACagcag